The nucleotide sequence AGCACCTCCTGTTTTTGTTCTGCCGCCCGGGCCCTTCGCTCGCGCTCTGTCACATCCCGGACCACGCCGACGATATCGTCAGTGCCGTCGTCCCGGATATGTTTCGAGACGCGAACGTCTACCATCTGTTCGGTTTCCTGACCAATTTCGAAGGTCAGGATTTCATCCTGGATTTCTCCGTCGGCAATGGAGTTGATGGTCGTAACGAATCGCTCAAACTCGGCGGATTCAACCAGTCCTGATTCAACCAGCGTGTCGAACGTGTTGCCAACCAGTTCGTTCCGCTCACGTCCAGTCAACGAGCAAAGCGAGTCGTTGACGTAGGTGATGGTACCGTCCAGATTGACGACGAACACACCGTCCCGCACCGCTTCGATGATGGATCTATAGGGTCTGGTGCTCTCTTCGTAATCCCCCGAAGCACCATTATGGGGGCCTGTGTCCATGTTTACCTGTCACACTAATTCAGGATAGATGTTTTGTTCCACGGACCGCAACCTCGTGAAGAGGGATTGCTGAACAGAGCTTCACACGATTATGCAGCAGTGGTCGGTGCCACCACTCTATTGATACCAGAGACAGCGTGGTGTCTTCAGAGTGTAGATTGTGCAGGAGCTATTCCGGCAACAAAAAGGCTCGAGGACGTACCAACTATTTAAACGAGGGGGCCTTCCCGCCCAAACGAAATTTCTGCTCAGAGCACTCTTACCGTCTTGATGAGTCAGTTAACGTTGATAATCTCGATATCGAACTCAAGCGTCTCGCCTGCGAGTGGGCTGTTGAAATCCACTTCAACAACATCATCACCAACGTCCGTGACTTCGCCCTGGTTACCGTCCTGCGTCTCAAGGTACGCACCTTCCTCGGGGAGGTCGCCATCAAGCATCTGGCGAAGCTCTGCGGTTTCGAACTCTCGAACCTGCTTTTCGGCCCACTCGCCATAGCCCTTCTCTGGAGGAATCGCAACTGTGGGGGTAGCCCCTTGCTCTAACCCGCTTAGGGCCTCCTCCAATCCGCCAAGGATCCGACCTGCGCCGACTTCCACCGTTATTGACTGGTATTCCCGATCAGGCTGTGAATCAGCTAATCCTGTTTCTCTAGCTACTGATTCGCGCGTTGTATCGAAGACGACTCCATCGTCGGTTCGTCCTGTGTACTCAATTTCCACTGATACGGATTATTCCAAGACATTTCGGGATCGACCGCACGATTGCATGCGGTCGACCCGGTAAACGCTTGCAATAATCCGTATGAGTCGCCAGTAGTGATTGTCGCGTGTGTATAATGTACGACAGGCGCAAAAGGCCTTGGATCGTGGGGATTGTGACCGAGTACGGATTCGCAGCGTCCAATCGGCGTCTTCCCTGATAGTGTTTATTGTAGCGATTTACCGGTACGACCGCACGAAAGCGTGCGGTCGATCCGGAACAGACCTACAATAATCACTATGAGGCATTTGGTATCGCTTGGGAAACCAACTCTACGTCATCCTAACTATCTCAGTATTGCACGTTAGCGCGAGAGAAGTCCGTGATCGGCATCATCCATCCTACCGCCTTCGTCACGCTATTATATCAACGTGCGAAGCTGAGTGATTTTTAGCTAAACATGAACGGTGTCGCAGAAGAGTTTCCTACCTCTCTGCCGACGGTAACGGAGAAAACAAATACTGCTGTGACCAGGAACCTTCCCAATCTCTATCGGGAATCGAGTGCTGAATAGAGGGAGCGAGTCTTATGATCTTTTTACTAACGTTCTCTGGGTATTCAGTGAATCAAATAAAACGGCTTTTGATAAATAAAAATCACTTATAAAAATCCTATCACGTGTTGCAATAAGTTGTGTACTCTGAATCAAATTTTTCTGAAGGCGGTTGTTGAAATTGTGAATTCGCATCTTTCGATTCATAAGGATTTTCCAAGACATTCAATAAATCCTTAAATTTAGAGAGATTTTCTTTTTCTAGATACTCATTCAGTGTCTCTTCTATCAAGTAGTTGCGGGGAATATAACGGGGATTAGTTTTCTTCATCATCTTCCCATCCAAGCCGATACCAGATAATTCATCCCGGATATGTTTGAAATCTTCAGATGAATAGACTGGGTCATCAAAGGAGCCAGGAGTTTCTAATTCTATGAATGTATTCGTGTAGTCTGCTCTAGATTCACGAAGCCAGTCTAAGAATGCATCTACTATTGCTTCCTCTCCGTCTGATTTGATCCCTAGTTTCTTTCTCATCATACTATAGTATTTAGCATCAAATATTTCTTCAAAATTGTCTAGCTTGGCTTCTAGTTCATCAAAAGCGTGAGATGATTCTTGAAAAAGCTGTTGTAGGGATTCTGCGAAACGTCCAAGATTCCATTTCAAAATAGGTTTTTGATTCCCGAAAGAGTATCTACCTCTTTTGTCCACAGAGCTGAAGACAGCATCTTCGTCGTAATAATTCATGAATGTACATGGTCCGTAATCAAATGTTTCCCCATCTATACTCATGTTGTCTGTATTCATGACGCCGTGTATGAATCCTACACGCATCCAGTCAACTACCATATCTATAGAAGATCGCATAACTTCATCAAAAAAATCTGTGTATTTTTTATCCTTGTTATTCAAGTGAGGATAGTGCCTGTCGATTACATAATCAGTGAATTCCTCAAGTTCTTCGGATGCTTGACTTGCCACATATTGGAAAGTGCCGTATCTAATGTGGCTTCTCATCACTCTTACAAGGATGGCTCCGGGTTCTGTTCTACGTCTCTGAACTGATTCGTCGGTCTCGATTACTGCCAGACTCCTAGATGTTTTTATACCAAGATTTTTCATCGCGTATGAGTAAATATACTCTCTGAGCATGGAACTAACAGTTGCGTTCCCATCGCCTCTTCCTGAGTAAGGGGTTCTCCCAGAGCCTTTCAGTTGAATATCATATCTACTACCGTCGTGCACATGTTCGCCTAGTATCATCGCTCTTCCGTCGCCAAGTACAGTATAATTTCCAAATTGATGTCCTGCATATGCTTGAGCAATCGGTTCTTCCAGAAGTTTTTGCCCTGAAAGAATCTGACTGTTCAAATCCTCTTTATTTAATCCAAGGCCATCACACAAATCTTCATTAAGAAGTAAAATCTCCGGATTATTGATATCTTCAGGCGTCACTCTCGAATAGAGGTTGGAGTCCAAATCTTTGTACGTTGTGTCAAAGGAAAGGGACATGTGTTATCTTTAGTGTCTAAGGTTTCCATTTTAATAAGTTGTTCCTTGTGAACTACCCTACCCTGCTCGCGCTGACGCGCTCGCTGAAATGAGTGGCTCGCGGTTGCGCCCCTCTGCATCTTGTACCCCATTTGTGATAGAAACCATATGCGAAGCTGAGGACGTGCAAGATGGAGAGCATGAGTGACACGATAATATTGAGTCGAAAGGCCCTGCACTGTTGGTCAGATAAGCCGACTTGGTGATCGTATCAATCCTGTTTTTCCCTGCCGTTTTGCGGTCAGCGATGCTGCAACCAGCGCCACCGCCGAGAGAACAGCTTGACTCTCAACGTTGACGTTTGTTTTCCTTGCGTGCACGGACGCGGTCAAAACCGGTGAACGACTTCAGCCTCGAGAATACGCGTTTGACACCTGCCCGTGGGTGTCGATGCATCCGTTCTTTGATCGCTTGGGAAATATAGTCTCAGTAACACTCGAACGGATCAGACCGGGTACGCCAGCCGGTGGCGTGCAGCCATCGATGAGGAAGGAGGTTTTATTCCTGACGGCCGATGCGAGGATATGAGCACCTGCGGGACCCTACGGCTGGCGACGAGGGGATCCGACCTCGCCCAGCGACAGGCGGCAATCGTCAAGGAAGCCCTCGAGGATCGCCGATGCGAGGTCCAACTCGTCGAAGTCGAAACTCGCGGCGATCAACTCAGAGACGAACTCATCCATCGGCTCGGGAAGACCGGTGCCTTCGTCCGCGCGCTCGATGAGGAATTTCTTGAGGACGAACTCGACGGGGCGATTCATTCGATGAAGGACATGCCGACCGAACAGCCCGAGGAGCTAACTGTCGCCGGCATCCCCAAACGGGCATCGCCCGAGGATGTCCTCATTTCTCCCGACGGTTACGACCTCGAGACACTCCCAGAAGGGGCACGCGTTGGGACCGCCAGCCTCCGACGGCGTGCCCAGTTGCTCGCCAGACGGTCGGATCTCGATGTCGAACCACTCCGGGGGAACATCGATACCCGCATCGAGAAACTCCTCGCGCCACACCTCCAGGCCGAACACCAGGCACGACTCGACGCCAAGGAGGACGAGGCCATCGAAAGCGAGGGCGAGAATACGGACGGAACACAAACGGCGACCGCCGGCGCGATCGATGACAATCTCACCGTCGACGAGTGGTTCAACGATCTCGCCGAGATCGAACGGCGGGCGATGGAACGGACCGTCGAGACCGAGTTCGACGCGATCGTTCTCGCGGCCGCCGGTATCGAACGGAGCGGGTTCGATCGACACCTCGAGTACGTCACACTGCCGCCGCGGACAGTCGCGCCGGCCCCCGGCCAGGGTGCCATCGCCGTCACGGCCCTCGATGACAGTGACGCCAGCGAGGCGATTCACGACGCTGTCGATCATCGCCGGACAAGAATCGAGACGACGACGGAACGCGTGATCCTCGGGACCCTCGGGGGTGGCTGTATCGCACCGATCGGGGTCTATGCGATCGTCGAGAGCAACTTCGTTCACGTCGTCGTGCAGGTGTATAGCCAGGACGGCGAGGAATCGGTAACGGCGAGCCGCGATCTCTCGACCAAACAGTACGTCAAGCAGGCCAGCGCGTTCGCCGATGATCTCGCAGACCGGGGTGCCGCCGAGCTTATCGACGCCGCCGACACGACACGCGACCGGGACGTCTACGATGAGTGAGATGGATCAACCAGGGACGGTGTATCTCATCGGAAGCGGTCCCGGTGAGCCGGAGCTGCTGACGGTTAAGGCCAAACGGCTGCTCGAAACGGCGGATATCGTCCTGCACGATAACCGGCCAGGCCCGGAAATCATCGAATAGATCCCCCGGAGAAACGCGAGTACATCGGTAAGCGGGCCGGCAGCGATCGAACCCCCAATCGGTGAACAACGACCAGTTCGTCGCGCTGTCCCGTGCGGGCAAGACCGTCGTCGGATTCAGAGAGTGGCTTCGACCGCGTGTACGAGTACTCCTCGTCCGGGGCTACAGTAGAGTTCACGACGGAGTTGGAACGTTCTGAATATCTGATTAGACTGCTCTCCTGTAGCGTAGCGGGACCAGATCAGGAGATCAGGGCATCCCCGTCGAGGTAAGGCCAAGTATGTCCGTGGAACTGCCCCGTCTTCAGTGGGGTGCACTACTGGTTCCGGCCACTTCCGCCAGCCTACCGAAGAACGAACACACAAGTATCGAGCGCGTCGAACGTATGGGCATGGCATCATCACTTGCCGACGAAGCATGTGAGGCCTGTACATCAGAGGATGAACCGCTCACAGAGGCAGAGTACGCCGAGTACCTAACTGAAATCGACGATGATGTCTGGGAAGTCGTTAATGACCATCATCTTGAAGCGGAGTATCCGTTCGAAGATTTCCGCGATGCACTTGAGTTCACGTACGAGATCGGGGAACTTGCTGAACAAGAGTGGCATCACCCAGATATCTCGCTTCAATGGGGCGAGGTGGGAGTCGAAATGTGGACGCACAAAATCGACGGACTGCACAAGACCGACTTCGTAATGGCGGCGCGCATGGATCGGATTCACGAAGAATACGCTCCAGAGTAGCCTGCACCGATTACAAATACTCACTTTCGACGGCGAAGCCGTCGCGGGACCGACGGTGATGCTCCGGCGGGTGGGGGTCTACCGGACGAACGCGCGACCCCACAGCGCCGCGGGCCTCGGCGAGGCCGGATCGGGGACCAGACCCGGCCGGGGGCCGCGTTGCTGTTCCACCCGAACATGCTCTTCGCACGGGGCGGCGTGGGCCTGATCAACGACGCCGATCATAGTAGTATTCTCCATTGGCTTTTTGTTCTCGGTCAAGTTGGCTGCCAGGCTTGTTGACTCGGGGACGTCCCGTGCGCTCATCGCGACGGAACGTAATCTC is from Haloplanus salinarum and encodes:
- a CDS encoding FKBP-type peptidyl-prolyl cis-trans isomerase; protein product: MEIEYTGRTDDGVVFDTTRESVARETGLADSQPDREYQSITVEVGAGRILGGLEEALSGLEQGATPTVAIPPEKGYGEWAEKQVREFETAELRQMLDGDLPEEGAYLETQDGNQGEVTDVGDDVVEVDFNSPLAGETLEFDIEIINVN
- a CDS encoding protein adenylyltransferase SelO; the encoded protein is MSLSFDTTYKDLDSNLYSRVTPEDINNPEILLLNEDLCDGLGLNKEDLNSQILSGQKLLEEPIAQAYAGHQFGNYTVLGDGRAMILGEHVHDGSRYDIQLKGSGRTPYSGRGDGNATVSSMLREYIYSYAMKNLGIKTSRSLAVIETDESVQRRRTEPGAILVRVMRSHIRYGTFQYVASQASEELEEFTDYVIDRHYPHLNNKDKKYTDFFDEVMRSSIDMVVDWMRVGFIHGVMNTDNMSIDGETFDYGPCTFMNYYDEDAVFSSVDKRGRYSFGNQKPILKWNLGRFAESLQQLFQESSHAFDELEAKLDNFEEIFDAKYYSMMRKKLGIKSDGEEAIVDAFLDWLRESRADYTNTFIELETPGSFDDPVYSSEDFKHIRDELSGIGLDGKMMKKTNPRYIPRNYLIEETLNEYLEKENLSKFKDLLNVLENPYESKDANSQFQQPPSEKFDSEYTTYCNT
- the hemC gene encoding hydroxymethylbilane synthase, producing the protein MSTCGTLRLATRGSDLAQRQAAIVKEALEDRRCEVQLVEVETRGDQLRDELIHRLGKTGAFVRALDEEFLEDELDGAIHSMKDMPTEQPEELTVAGIPKRASPEDVLISPDGYDLETLPEGARVGTASLRRRAQLLARRSDLDVEPLRGNIDTRIEKLLAPHLQAEHQARLDAKEDEAIESEGENTDGTQTATAGAIDDNLTVDEWFNDLAEIERRAMERTVETEFDAIVLAAAGIERSGFDRHLEYVTLPPRTVAPAPGQGAIAVTALDDSDASEAIHDAVDHRRTRIETTTERVILGTLGGGCIAPIGVYAIVESNFVHVVVQVYSQDGEESVTASRDLSTKQYVKQASAFADDLADRGAAELIDAADTTRDRDVYDE
- a CDS encoding 4a-hydroxytetrahydrobiopterin dehydratase, encoding MASSLADEACEACTSEDEPLTEAEYAEYLTEIDDDVWEVVNDHHLEAEYPFEDFRDALEFTYEIGELAEQEWHHPDISLQWGEVGVEMWTHKIDGLHKTDFVMAARMDRIHEEYAPE